Proteins from a genomic interval of Hemicordylus capensis ecotype Gifberg chromosome 14, rHemCap1.1.pri, whole genome shotgun sequence:
- the LOC128337258 gene encoding proline-rich protein 36-like — protein MGGCFACFRSQQEEVVKLPEDQEKEQTGVPENPSPVPPPPPPTHRPHSLPPHPTSPLCSHLPIPVSPSLPLLLTEDKSPLVRSHPIPDLSTDPSTILVPPQETPSTTSEEEEEVIIASVNFNDFPGQFMEPQETPSTASSVSAEAMAAMDLLSDLQVQYTEKQKRIKRLSEIFMASLGTLHWQVVYTKRRIEAAEERLWRERAAGHLCQGYDGDANSPPPAGSPPASGSPPASGSPPAAGSPPPDGSPPASGSPPAAGSPPPDGSPPAADACSSSSSQPLPGPISLPSLSPTSSPTPLHLHPLLTPPPSPPLLDPDLHNLHEVLQAMTEIQIHELQESEKDLASIKEAQSTVKGLRRQLTKLRSRLCSVEEKVDIRVRKSQLDRGRGGGEGGVGGRWA, from the exons ATGGGTGGCTGCTTCGCCTGCTTCAG gtcCCAGCAGGAAGAAGTTGTCAA gctcccagagGATCAggagaaggaacagactg GAGTTCCTGAGAACCCCAGCCctgtcccccctcctcctccccccacccaccgaccCCACtccctacctccccaccccacctcccccctatgctcccacctccccatcccagtctccccctccctccctcttcttctaACGGAGGACAAATCACCCCTAGTCCgctcccatcccatccctgacCTCTCCACCGACCCCTCCACCATACTAGTCCCGCCCCAGGAGACCCCCTCCACCacatctgaggaggaggaggaggtcataaTTGCGAGTGTTAATTTCAATGACTTCCCGGGCCAGTTCATGGAGCCCCAGGAGACCCCCTCCACCGCATCATCTGTCAGTGCAGAGGCGATGGCGGCAATGGACCTATTGAGTGACCTCCAGGTCCAGTACACGGAGAAGC aaAAGAGGATCAAGCGTCTCTCCGAGATTTTCATGGCCTCTTTGGGAACCCTGCACTGGCAGGTTGTCTACACCAAGAGGAGGATCGAAGCGGCTGAAGAGCGTCTGTGGAGGGAAAGAGCAGCAG GTCACCTCTGCCAAGGCTATGATGGTGATGCAAATTCTCCTCCAcctgctggttctcctcctgcctctggttctcctcctgcctctggttctcctcctgcggctggttctcctccacctgatggttctcctcctgcctctggttCTCCTCCGGCGGCTGGTTCTCCTCCACCTGAtggttctcctcctgctgctgatgCCTGCTCCTCTTCATCGTCCCAGCCCCTGCCTGGGCCcatctccctgccctccctctcccccaccagctcccccactcccctccacctgcatcccctcctcacccctcctccttcccctcctcttctggATCCAGATCTCCACAACCTTCATGAAGTCCTGCAGGCAATGACGGAGATCCAGATTCACGAGCTGCAGGAGA gCGAGAAAGACCTTGCCAGCATCAAGGAGGCACAGAGTACAGTCAaggggctgaggcggcagctgaCGAAGCTAAGGAGCCGGCTCTGCAGCGTGGAGGAGAAAGTGGACATTCGGGTCAGGAAAAGCCAGCTGGACCGTggtcgaggaggaggagaaggcggagTGGGGGGGAGATGGGCTTGA
- the LOC128337512 gene encoding cleavage and polyadenylation specificity factor subunit 6-like, which yields MASLGTLHWQVVYTKRRIEAAEERLWRERAAGHLRQGYDGDANSPPPAGSPPASGSPPASGSPPASGSPPAAGSPPPDGSPPASGSPPAAGSPPLDGSPPAADACSSSSSQPLPGPISLPSLSPTSSPTPLHLHPLLTPPPSPPLLDPDLHNLHEVLEAMTEIQIHELQESEKDLASIKEAQSTVKGLRRQLTKLRSRLCSVEEKVDIRVRKSQLDRGGGGGEGGAGGDGLDRDS from the exons ATGGCCTCTTTGGGAACCCTGCACTGGCAGGTTGTCTACACCAAGAGGAGGATCGAAGCGGCTGAAGAGCGTCTGTGGAGGGAAAGAGCTGCAG GTCATCTCCGCCAAGGCTATGATGGTGATGCAAATTCTCCTCCAcctgctggttctcctcctgcctctggttctcctcctgcctctggttctcctcctgcctctggttCTCCTCCGGCGGCTGGTTCTCCTCCACCTGAtggttctcctcctgcctctggttCTCCTCCGGCGgctggttctcctccacttgatggttctcctcctgctgctgatgCCTGCTCCTCTTCATCGTCCCAGCCCCTGCCTGGGCCcatctccctgccctccctctcccccaccagctcccccactcccctccacctgcatcccctcctcacccctcctccttcccctcctcttctggATCCAGATCTCCACAACCTTCATGAAGTCCTGGAGGCAATGACGGAGATCCAGATTCATGAGCTGCAGGAGA gCGAGAAAGACCTTGCCAGCATCAAGGAGGCACAGAGTACAGTCAaggggctgaggcggcagctgaCGAAGCTAAGGAGCCGGCTCTGCAGCGTGGAGGAGAAAGTGGACATTCGGGTCAGGAAAAGCCAGCTGGAccgtggtggaggaggaggagaaggcggagCGGGGGGAGATGGGCTTGATCGGGACAGTTAG